A portion of the Glandiceps talaboti chromosome 13, keGlaTala1.1, whole genome shotgun sequence genome contains these proteins:
- the LOC144444445 gene encoding uncharacterized protein LOC144444445 isoform X2: protein MGHMGHTIMNLADMIITSEEEFGDVYWIDVYNDKCRITFYQGAFADNIFSHDNYGRNTITGEILTMKSDLLKFEDELPEKAKIHLDLERLRKDYDFLGVVSFVILRRYADTPNNWNFYSRDLSEDVQYYLPDISFDVVGCPPGKFGIMCQDDCVCQNGATCHTFNGACKCTEGWKGVACDIAAPIILVSPTNVSLTYGQYFVVSCDVINVEFIIADSANFLFLVNGKEVNLYYVFVQVGPKKYKGNLEISTASEMNTGEITCQYTDHDGDIFTAAAQVNISGCSKDYWGESCSELCQCVNDATCDRYSGCICAEGWTGQNCTKICSQGWYGSDCNQECRCENGAHCDRRDGTCSCTGESCGRYCQDTCTCEHPMETPKCNASNVCICQEVSERPHTNGNYFTTWSTTGVVFTIAIITIGVLIYARFKMKNNKYKKLGAIDVEVENMITVLREKVKDFEVPRSRLKIERGAVLGQGEYGHVVKAQLQTCRGTTTVAVKRINEDKAHYYNHRDFCREVETLISVKGHQNIIEFHGVVLNEEPRYIIVEYAGNGDLLNYAIRLRRRHVVPLEEEQRLIQFARDVTHAMAFLREKKIVHRDVAARNVLITDEYVAKIGDFGLSRNVFGTKGRYEKVPWAADQGPLPLKWMPVEFLTKGIYKTEGDIWSFGVLLWELASLGETPFQHVPALEFYRRLASGERLEKPRRCSKAAYAIMRHCWQSPLQLRPDPNKLTEMLNDLLRSEEMLFIRNAEARHYPNSIV, encoded by the exons ATGG GACACATGGGCCACACGATAATGAATCTGGCGGACATGATAATTACGTCTGAAGAGGAATTTGGAGACGTTTACTGGATTGATGTATACAATGACAAAT GTAGAATAACCTTTTATCAAGGAGCTTTCGCGGACAATATCTTTTCTCATGACAATTATGGCAGGAATACCATTACAGGGGAAATACTTACCATGAAGAGTGACCTGCTGAAG TTTGAAGACGAACTACCAGAGAAAGCGAAAATACACCTTGATCTTGAAAGACTGCGAAAAGATTACGATTTTCTAGGTGTCGTGTCTTTTGTGATTTTGCGACGTTACGCAGATACTCCAAATAACTGGAATTTCTATTCTCGTGACTTAAGTGAAGACGTACAGTATTACCTACCGGACATTTCTTTTGATGTAGTCG GGTGTCCACCTGGAAAATTTGGAATAATGTGCCAGGACGATTGTGTCTGTCAGAACGGAGCAACATGCCATACATTTAATGGTGCCTGTAAATGTACTGAAGGCTGGAAAGGTGTAGCTTGTGATATAG CTGCACCAATAATTTTGGTATCCCCTACAAATGTGAGTTTGACATACGGTCAGTATTTTGTTGTCTCCTGTGATGTGATTAACGTTGAATTCATAATAGCAGATAGTGCCAACTTTTTATTTCTTGTGAACGGGAAAGAAGTTAATCTATATTATGTTTTCGTACAAGTGGgaccaaaaaaatacaaagg TAATCTAGAAATAAGTACAGCTAGTGAAATGAACACAGGGGAAATAACATGTCAGTATACTGATCATGATGGTGACATTTTCACAGCAGCTGCGCAGGTCAATATTTCTG GTTGCTCTAAGGACTACTGGGGTGAAAGTTGTTCAGAGTTATGCCAATGTGTTAATGACGCCACGTGTGATAGATACAGTGGTTGTATCTGTGCAGAGGGATGGACTGGACAGAATTGTACCAAAA TATGTTCACAGGGGTGGTATGGTAGTGATTGTAACCAAGAATGTCGTTGTGAAAATGGAGCACATTGTGATAGAAGAGACGGTACATGTTCGTGTACTGGAGAATCATGTGGTCGTTACTGTcaggatacatgtacatgtgaacaTCCCATGGAAACCCCCAAGTGCAATGCTTCCAACGTTTGCATTTGCCAAGAAG TTTCAGAGAGACCTCACACTAATGGGAACTACTTTACCACATGGAGTACGACAGGCGTTGTATTTACAATTGCAATAATTACTATTGGAGTCTTGATTTACGCTAGGTTTAAGATGAAGAACAACAAGTATAAGAAACTTGGTGCCATCGATGTTGAAGTGGAAAATATGATAACG GTATTAAGAGAAAAGGTAAAGGATTTTGAAGTGCCAAGAAGTAGATTAAAAATTGAAAGAGGGGCAGTCTTAGGTCAAGGGGAATATGGACATGTAGTGAAGGCACAGTTACAAACGTGTAGGGGAACGACAACTGTTGCAGTGAAGAGGATAAATGAAG ACAAAGCTCACTACTACAATCATCGTGATTTCTGTCGTGAGGTGGAAACACTCATTTCTGTTAAGGGACATCAAAATATCATCGAATTTCATGGTGTGGTATTGAATGAAG AACCAAGGTACATCATTGTTGAGTATGCAGGAAATGGTGATCTTTTAAACTATGCTATCAGGTTGAGACGCCGACATGTAGTTCCACTGGAAGAGGAGCAGAGGTTAATACAGTTTGCCCGAGATGTGACTCACGCTATGGCGTTTCTACGTGAGAAGAAG ATTGTACATCGTGATGTTGCTGCCAGGAATGTACTTATAACTGATGAGTACGTAGCTAAGATTGGTGACTTTGGTCTCAGTAGAAATGTTTTTGGTACAAAGGGAAGATACGAAAAGGTTCCATGG GCAGCAGATCAAGGACCATTGCCTTTAAAGTGGATGCCAGTTGAGTTCCTGACTAAAGGGATTTATAAGACCGAAGGCGATAT ATGGTCTTTTGGAGTGCTTCTTTGGGAACTCGCTTCTTTAG GAGAGACACCATTCCAACATGTACCTGCATTAGAGTTTTATCGAAGACTTGCTAGCGGTGAACGTCTTGAGAAGCCCAGGAGATGCTCAAAGGCAGC CTACGCCATAATGAGGCATTGCTGGCAATCCCCTCTACAACTAAGACCCGATCCAAATAAACTGACAGAGATGTTAAACGATTTACTTCGAAGCGAAGAG aTGTTGTTCATTAGAAACGCTGAAGCAAGACATTATCCTAACAGCATAGTATAA